The Verrucomicrobium spinosum DSM 4136 = JCM 18804 genome includes a region encoding these proteins:
- the ccoN gene encoding cytochrome-c oxidase, cbb3-type subunit I, producing the protein MNAPTKTVVIEYEDRTVRHFMLASVIWGAVALLVGVVVASQLNYWQMNFNLPWLTFGRLRPLHTNAAIFAFVGNMMFAGIYYSTQRLCKTRTASDLLSRIHFWGWQLIILAAAITLPLGYSRSKEYAELIWPINIAVALIWVVFAINFFWTLKRRNEPSLYVALWFYIATIITVTMLYVVNHLQIPTSWTHAYPVFAGVQDGLVQWWYGHNAVAFFLTTPILGIMYYFLPKAAERPVYSYRLSIIHFWSLVFIYIWAGPHHLLNTSLPHWLQMLGMLFSLMLWAPSWGGMLNGLLTLRGAWDKLRTDPVIKFFVAAITFYGMATFEGPLLSIRAVNSLSHYSDWTIGHVHSGTLGWNGFMAAGLFYWMAPRLWGTKLHSVALANFHFWIGLVGILFYVASMWVSGVMQGLMLNATTDGGTVLAYPNFVETLNAIRPLMLLRVLGGAFYLAGFLIMVYNLWRTIRSGRPVVESREVHVEVSSNQDRMSWKEVVNNDPVIFTVVGLAFMCAWFFLPSYANLAALVSGVILCWLGVQRFQASGKSWGYWYDRLLENYLPFSVLTLVAVAIGGVIQILPTVTVNRAKNVEDRIQKPYTPLELAGRDIYVGEGCYNCHSQMIRTMVPDVLRYGDYSRLGESIYDYPFQWGSKRTGPDLARIGGKYPNVWHYNHMKDPRAVSPGSNMPNYAWMLDKKTDIKALPAKIAVQQRLGVPYPAMSRDEIQQQAIEQGIAISADLKKAGAFALPDSQMVALIAYLQKVGQSEAPEERPAETPWNEKPFPVVPALPDKHRTAQAAPQNSPPN; encoded by the coding sequence ATGAACGCCCCCACCAAGACCGTCGTTATCGAGTACGAAGACCGCACTGTGCGCCATTTCATGCTGGCCTCCGTGATCTGGGGGGCGGTGGCGCTCCTGGTGGGGGTGGTGGTGGCCTCGCAGCTCAACTACTGGCAGATGAACTTCAACCTGCCGTGGCTCACCTTTGGCAGGTTGCGCCCGCTGCACACGAATGCTGCCATCTTTGCCTTCGTGGGGAACATGATGTTCGCCGGCATTTACTACTCCACGCAACGCCTGTGCAAGACGCGGACGGCGTCTGATCTGCTTTCGCGCATTCACTTCTGGGGCTGGCAGCTCATCATCCTGGCGGCGGCGATCACGCTGCCTCTGGGCTACTCACGCAGCAAGGAGTACGCGGAGCTCATCTGGCCCATCAACATCGCGGTGGCGCTGATCTGGGTGGTGTTTGCCATCAACTTCTTCTGGACGCTGAAGAGGCGCAATGAGCCGTCTCTCTATGTGGCGCTGTGGTTCTACATCGCCACCATCATCACGGTGACGATGTTGTATGTGGTGAACCACCTGCAGATTCCCACCTCCTGGACGCATGCGTATCCCGTGTTTGCCGGGGTGCAGGATGGCCTGGTGCAGTGGTGGTATGGGCACAATGCGGTGGCCTTCTTTCTCACCACACCCATCCTGGGCATCATGTATTATTTCCTGCCGAAGGCGGCAGAGCGGCCGGTGTACTCGTACCGGCTGAGCATCATTCACTTCTGGTCGCTGGTCTTCATCTACATCTGGGCGGGGCCGCACCACTTGCTCAATACCTCCCTGCCGCACTGGTTGCAGATGCTGGGCATGCTCTTCAGTCTCATGCTCTGGGCACCGTCCTGGGGGGGGATGCTGAACGGCCTGCTCACACTCCGCGGGGCATGGGACAAGCTGCGCACGGATCCGGTGATCAAGTTCTTCGTGGCCGCCATCACCTTCTACGGCATGGCCACCTTTGAGGGGCCGCTGCTTTCCATTCGTGCGGTGAACTCCCTGTCCCACTACTCGGACTGGACCATTGGCCATGTGCACAGCGGTACTTTGGGCTGGAACGGCTTCATGGCGGCGGGTCTCTTCTACTGGATGGCACCGCGTCTCTGGGGCACCAAGCTGCACTCGGTGGCCCTGGCCAACTTCCACTTCTGGATTGGTCTGGTGGGCATCCTCTTCTACGTGGCCTCCATGTGGGTCTCCGGCGTCATGCAGGGGCTCATGCTGAACGCCACCACCGACGGTGGCACCGTGCTGGCCTATCCGAACTTTGTGGAGACGCTCAATGCCATCCGCCCCCTCATGCTGTTGCGGGTGCTCGGCGGGGCGTTCTACCTGGCCGGGTTCCTCATCATGGTGTACAACCTGTGGCGCACCATCCGCAGCGGCCGCCCCGTGGTGGAGAGCCGGGAGGTGCATGTGGAAGTTTCCTCCAACCAGGACCGCATGAGCTGGAAGGAGGTGGTGAACAACGACCCCGTCATCTTCACAGTGGTGGGTCTGGCCTTCATGTGTGCGTGGTTCTTCCTCCCCAGCTATGCCAACCTGGCGGCTCTGGTCAGCGGTGTCATCCTCTGCTGGCTGGGTGTGCAGCGCTTCCAGGCCAGCGGGAAGTCCTGGGGCTACTGGTATGACCGCCTGCTGGAGAACTACCTGCCCTTCAGCGTGCTCACCCTGGTGGCGGTGGCGATTGGCGGGGTGATCCAGATCCTGCCCACGGTGACGGTGAACCGGGCGAAGAATGTGGAGGACCGCATCCAAAAGCCCTACACGCCGCTGGAGCTGGCGGGTCGCGACATCTATGTGGGCGAGGGCTGCTACAACTGCCACTCACAGATGATCCGCACCATGGTGCCGGATGTGCTGCGCTACGGCGACTACTCCCGCCTGGGTGAGAGCATCTATGACTACCCGTTCCAGTGGGGGAGCAAGCGTACCGGTCCGGATCTGGCGCGCATCGGCGGCAAGTACCCCAACGTGTGGCACTACAACCACATGAAGGATCCGCGCGCGGTGAGCCCCGGCTCCAACATGCCGAACTACGCCTGGATGCTGGACAAGAAGACCGACATCAAAGCCCTGCCGGCCAAGATCGCCGTGCAGCAGCGCCTGGGGGTGCCGTACCCGGCCATGAGCCGGGATGAGATTCAGCAGCAGGCCATTGAGCAGGGCATCGCCATTTCTGCCGACCTGAAGAAGGCGGGTGCCTTTGCCCTGCCGGACTCCCAGATGGTGGCGCTCATCGCCTACCTGCAAAAGGTGGGCCAGTCTGAGGCACCGGAGGAGCGCCCTGCCGAGACGCCATGGAATGAGAAGCCCTTCCCCGTGGTGCCGGCCCTGCCGGACAAGCATCGCACGGCCCAGGCCGCGCCGCAGAACAGCCCGCCCAACTAA
- a CDS encoding cbb3-type cytochrome c oxidase N-terminal domain-containing protein, with product MSKPTEETTPELRPHVYDGIQEYDQKLPNWWLFTFYIAIAFFVIYWLAYYQFQLIPTDEDRMHAAMAQIDAARLKQLESLDDAKLWAMSRDAKAVESGKATYAASCMACHGPTLTGGPGLPGLSLADEVWKHGGHPTEILKVIRKGSPDVTKGMPAWEPQLGLPRVLEVLAYVLSHHQEGENFKVDPNDKPAWMAATPVAGAQ from the coding sequence ATGTCCAAGCCCACCGAGGAAACAACGCCTGAACTCCGGCCGCATGTGTATGACGGGATTCAGGAGTATGACCAGAAGCTGCCGAACTGGTGGCTCTTCACCTTCTACATCGCGATTGCGTTCTTCGTCATCTACTGGCTGGCCTACTACCAGTTCCAGCTCATTCCCACGGATGAGGACCGCATGCACGCGGCCATGGCGCAGATCGACGCGGCGCGGCTGAAGCAGCTGGAGTCTCTGGATGACGCCAAACTCTGGGCGATGTCCAGGGATGCGAAGGCGGTTGAGTCGGGCAAGGCCACCTATGCTGCAAGCTGCATGGCCTGCCATGGCCCCACGCTGACGGGTGGTCCCGGGCTGCCGGGCCTTTCGCTGGCAGACGAGGTGTGGAAACACGGCGGTCATCCCACGGAGATTCTGAAAGTCATCCGCAAAGGCTCGCCGGACGTGACCAAGGGCATGCCCGCCTGGGAGCCGCAACTGGGGCTGCCCCGGGTGCTGGAGGTGCTGGCCTATGTGCTGAGCCATCACCAGGAGGGGGAGAACTTCAAGGTGGACCCCAACGACAAGCCGGCCTGGATGGCCGCGACGCCAGTCGCAGGGGCCCAGTGA
- the ccoG gene encoding cytochrome c oxidase accessory protein CcoG, whose protein sequence is MSRSLPNLISVTTIAPDGSRRTVQPADVRGRYTFWRRVTAVVLLAVYILLPWIPINGSPAVFLDVAHRRFHILGFVLAAEDLWLGFFLVTGVAFSLFYVSALMGRVWCGWTCPYTVFLEHIYRRVERWIDGDGPARRKLEEAPWTVGKAVRRVFKHGIYLLLSAFIAHVFLSYFVSLRQLYAMMQGPPSQHWLAFGVVAFLTASLYFAFSWFREQFCIILCPYGRLQSALTDDHTVNVGYDKTRGEPRGKVNTPGAGDCINCRRCVQVCPTGIDIRNGLQLECIGCAACVDACDDIMAKVGRKPGLIRHDSLAAFKGGRTRWVRPRTVLYGLLLACGMIVCSLSLLAVKPVGVSLNRLTGAPYFVNNGEIRNQFQLRLVNKRPRPAVYRVALAPDAPEGLRLTDAADAVEVPALGEVVKTVVLTLPKDHFRGPIKTQLSISTEPDGRAQVARELEFLGPDPRLQNDEYLNPKNYLR, encoded by the coding sequence ATGAGCCGCTCCCTTCCCAACCTCATCAGCGTCACCACCATTGCCCCGGACGGGTCCCGGCGCACGGTGCAGCCTGCCGATGTGCGGGGGCGGTACACCTTCTGGCGTCGCGTCACGGCGGTGGTGCTGCTGGCGGTGTACATCCTGCTTCCATGGATCCCCATCAACGGCAGCCCCGCTGTGTTTCTGGATGTGGCCCACCGGCGCTTTCACATCCTGGGTTTTGTGCTGGCGGCGGAGGATCTCTGGCTGGGCTTTTTCCTCGTCACCGGGGTGGCGTTCTCGCTTTTCTATGTATCAGCCTTGATGGGGCGGGTTTGGTGCGGATGGACCTGCCCCTACACCGTGTTTCTTGAGCACATCTATCGCCGTGTGGAGCGCTGGATCGACGGGGACGGCCCGGCCCGCCGGAAGCTGGAAGAAGCGCCGTGGACGGTGGGCAAGGCGGTACGCCGGGTGTTCAAGCACGGCATTTACCTGCTGCTCTCCGCCTTCATCGCGCACGTGTTCCTGTCCTACTTTGTCTCCCTGCGCCAGCTCTATGCCATGATGCAGGGGCCGCCTTCGCAGCACTGGCTGGCCTTTGGCGTGGTGGCGTTTCTCACGGCCTCGTTGTACTTTGCCTTCAGCTGGTTCCGGGAGCAGTTCTGCATCATCCTCTGCCCTTATGGCCGGCTTCAGTCTGCCCTCACCGACGATCACACGGTCAACGTGGGGTATGACAAGACGAGAGGCGAGCCACGGGGCAAGGTGAACACACCGGGCGCGGGCGATTGCATCAACTGCCGCCGCTGTGTGCAGGTGTGTCCTACGGGCATCGACATCCGCAACGGTCTGCAGCTGGAGTGCATCGGCTGTGCCGCCTGCGTGGATGCGTGCGATGACATCATGGCCAAAGTGGGGCGCAAACCCGGCCTCATCCGCCACGACTCCCTGGCGGCCTTCAAAGGCGGGCGCACGAGGTGGGTGCGGCCGCGCACCGTGCTCTACGGGCTGCTCCTGGCCTGCGGGATGATCGTGTGCAGCCTCTCCCTGCTGGCGGTGAAGCCGGTGGGAGTTTCATTGAACCGGCTGACCGGAGCCCCCTACTTCGTGAACAACGGGGAGATCCGGAACCAGTTCCAGCTGCGGCTCGTGAACAAGCGACCCCGGCCTGCGGTTTACCGGGTGGCGCTGGCACCGGATGCGCCGGAGGGCCTGCGCCTGACGGACGCTGCAGATGCCGTGGAGGTGCCCGCCCTGGGTGAGGTGGTGAAGACCGTGGTGCTGACCCTGCCGAAGGACCACTTCCGTGGGCCCATCAAGACGCAGCTCTCCATTTCGACCGAGCCGGATGGCCGGGCCCAGGTGGCGCGGGAGCTGGAGTTTCTTGGACCTGATCCCCGACTGCAAAACGATGAATATCTCAATCCGAAAAACTATCTCCGCTAG
- a CDS encoding sulfite exporter TauE/SafE family protein, protein MTSIDTTAGAFLAGLVTSLHCVGMCGPLACAWATGRGGASSGFLRNTAAYHACKLVSYALVGAIAGALGTLPVRLFQHGPGLLVPWLMVAMFAFVALGLERWLPKPLFLTRPMARVRAWAANRGGLARASLLGMATPLLPCGPLYLMFGLALANGSALRGAEFAAAFGLGTLPLLLLAQTQLRLLNLRLTPLQMHRLQRGLALCATLVMVWRLRDTLTGAAEVSCCH, encoded by the coding sequence ATGACCAGCATTGACACCACGGCAGGCGCCTTCCTGGCAGGTCTGGTGACCAGTCTGCACTGCGTGGGCATGTGCGGCCCTCTCGCTTGTGCCTGGGCCACGGGGCGGGGCGGGGCGTCGTCTGGTTTCCTGCGAAACACGGCGGCTTATCACGCCTGCAAGCTGGTTTCCTATGCCCTGGTGGGAGCGATAGCCGGGGCGCTGGGCACGCTGCCGGTGCGCCTGTTCCAGCACGGGCCGGGGCTGCTGGTGCCGTGGCTCATGGTGGCCATGTTTGCCTTTGTCGCGCTGGGGCTGGAGCGCTGGCTGCCCAAGCCCCTGTTTCTGACGCGGCCCATGGCGCGCGTGCGGGCCTGGGCTGCCAACCGGGGCGGTCTGGCCCGGGCCTCGCTGTTGGGAATGGCCACCCCGCTGCTGCCATGCGGGCCGCTGTATCTCATGTTTGGCCTGGCGCTGGCGAATGGCTCCGCTCTGCGCGGGGCGGAGTTTGCCGCTGCCTTTGGCCTGGGCACGCTCCCGCTGCTGTTGCTGGCCCAGACGCAGTTGCGACTCCTGAACCTGCGCCTTACGCCCTTGCAGATGCACCGCCTCCAGCGGGGGCTGGCCCTCTGCGCCACGCTTGTGATGGTATGGCGCCTCCGCGACACCCTTACCGGGGCGGCGGAGGTGAGCTGCTGTCATTGA
- a CDS encoding heavy metal translocating P-type ATPase, which produces MKHDAAPLCQHCGTPVPSQALDARFCCAGCAYVHELLVTEGLGKFYELRGGTALPPVAPDALRARDDEWLQEQVAAAESAAGPGGTAHLDLAVQGLTCVGCVWLMEKVFHSAPGAMHLDVHVARGEAHVEWQAGEWDLPAYARRLQQFGYLVGPAGERGNTSVQSAGFGRRVGLCGAFAMNAMAFSLPGYLGMRPDFLFASWFDIIAACSATLSVLVGGSYFMERSVNSLRQGILHMDTPIALGIALAWLGSMAGWLAGEARLKYFDFVGVFVFLMLAGRWLQQSMVERNRRRLLAASAVPGWVRVVGAEGRETRTVLDEVVVGDRLRIPSGSICPVGGVLVSPVASLSLEWINGESAAVDRTGGQAVPSGAVNIGLGQVEVRATEVWKASLLCRLNAATGQEGSRAVSSRFLAGYLMVVLALGVIGAAGWWLSGHGVVKALQVMISVFVVSCPCALGVAVPFADDLAASRMARLGVFVRAGSLWARLLRVHKVVFDKTGTLTMENPVLANPVEVRGMPPGARAALRKIVSSNLHPVSRSLFDALGPDAAFDDAAAAGGIEEIAGQGLRWTSPDGRVWALGRPGWGDVKMAMEGGVGVPREARAADAWFTCDGVLQAGFRFTDSLRPESVEACEALRGRGCKLYLLSGDREAKVAAVAGQLHIPVTHWQAEMTPEGKAARVRQMNQQDTLYLGDGANDVLALEAALCAGSPVTGRNFLEHRADFYFLGNCLRFMPELLQMAVVRSRAVRRVLAFALAYNAAAVALSLAGWMNPLLAAVLMPLSSLLTLGLVGATFRSRSGAFVANRTQERTEMEQTMRRTAGPVPIS; this is translated from the coding sequence ATGAAACACGATGCCGCCCCCCTCTGCCAGCACTGTGGCACGCCTGTGCCATCCCAGGCGCTGGATGCGAGGTTCTGCTGCGCCGGGTGCGCGTATGTGCATGAGCTGCTGGTGACGGAGGGGCTGGGCAAGTTCTATGAACTACGCGGCGGCACCGCGCTGCCGCCGGTGGCCCCTGATGCCCTGCGGGCCCGGGATGATGAATGGCTCCAGGAGCAGGTGGCGGCAGCAGAGTCGGCTGCCGGACCCGGTGGCACGGCACACCTGGACCTGGCCGTGCAGGGGCTCACGTGTGTGGGCTGTGTGTGGCTCATGGAAAAGGTCTTTCACAGCGCCCCGGGGGCGATGCATCTGGATGTGCATGTGGCCCGGGGGGAGGCGCATGTGGAGTGGCAGGCCGGGGAGTGGGATCTGCCCGCGTATGCGAGGCGGCTCCAGCAGTTTGGTTATCTGGTGGGGCCGGCCGGGGAGCGAGGAAACACCTCCGTGCAGTCCGCGGGATTTGGCCGCCGGGTGGGGCTCTGCGGGGCCTTTGCCATGAATGCCATGGCCTTCTCCCTCCCGGGTTATCTGGGCATGCGGCCGGACTTCCTCTTTGCCTCCTGGTTTGACATCATCGCCGCCTGTTCCGCCACGCTCTCGGTGCTGGTGGGCGGGAGTTATTTCATGGAGCGCAGCGTGAACTCCCTGCGGCAGGGCATTCTGCACATGGACACCCCCATCGCCCTGGGCATCGCGCTGGCCTGGCTGGGCTCCATGGCGGGCTGGCTGGCGGGGGAGGCCCGGCTCAAGTACTTCGACTTCGTGGGCGTCTTTGTCTTTCTCATGCTGGCCGGGCGCTGGCTCCAGCAGAGCATGGTGGAGCGCAACCGCCGCCGCCTGCTGGCAGCGAGTGCCGTGCCGGGCTGGGTGCGGGTGGTGGGGGCGGAGGGGCGGGAGACGCGCACGGTGTTGGATGAGGTGGTGGTGGGTGACCGGTTGCGCATCCCTTCCGGCAGCATCTGCCCGGTGGGCGGGGTGCTGGTCTCCCCTGTGGCATCGCTGAGCCTGGAGTGGATCAACGGCGAAAGCGCGGCAGTGGATCGTACTGGCGGGCAGGCGGTGCCCTCGGGAGCGGTCAATATCGGTCTGGGCCAGGTGGAGGTGCGGGCCACAGAGGTGTGGAAGGCGTCCCTGCTCTGCCGATTGAATGCCGCCACCGGTCAGGAGGGCTCACGCGCGGTCTCCAGCCGGTTCCTGGCAGGGTATCTCATGGTGGTGCTCGCCCTGGGAGTGATCGGGGCGGCGGGATGGTGGCTCTCAGGACACGGGGTGGTGAAGGCGCTGCAGGTCATGATCTCCGTCTTTGTCGTCTCCTGCCCGTGTGCGCTGGGGGTGGCGGTGCCCTTTGCCGATGACCTGGCGGCTTCTCGCATGGCGCGCCTGGGGGTGTTTGTGCGGGCGGGCAGCCTGTGGGCACGGCTGCTGCGGGTGCACAAGGTGGTCTTTGACAAGACAGGCACCCTTACCATGGAGAACCCGGTGCTGGCCAATCCCGTGGAGGTGAGGGGAATGCCGCCCGGGGCCCGGGCGGCCCTGCGGAAGATTGTTTCCAGCAACCTGCATCCGGTGAGCCGCAGTCTCTTTGACGCCCTGGGGCCGGATGCGGCCTTCGATGATGCGGCGGCTGCAGGCGGAATTGAGGAAATAGCAGGCCAGGGGCTGCGCTGGACCAGCCCGGACGGGCGGGTGTGGGCTCTGGGACGGCCGGGTTGGGGGGATGTGAAAATGGCGATGGAAGGAGGCGTAGGCGTCCCGCGGGAGGCGCGTGCTGCGGATGCATGGTTCACGTGCGATGGAGTCCTGCAGGCAGGTTTCCGCTTCACAGACTCCCTGCGGCCTGAATCGGTGGAGGCGTGTGAGGCCTTGCGGGGCCGGGGTTGCAAGCTGTATCTGCTGAGCGGGGACCGGGAGGCCAAGGTCGCGGCAGTGGCCGGGCAGTTGCACATCCCCGTAACCCACTGGCAGGCTGAGATGACGCCGGAGGGCAAGGCAGCGCGGGTGAGGCAGATGAACCAGCAGGACACCCTGTATCTGGGGGACGGGGCCAACGATGTGTTGGCACTGGAGGCGGCGCTGTGTGCGGGCAGTCCGGTGACGGGGCGGAACTTTCTGGAGCACCGTGCAGACTTTTACTTTCTGGGGAACTGCCTCCGCTTCATGCCGGAGCTGCTCCAGATGGCGGTGGTGCGCTCCCGGGCCGTGCGCCGGGTGCTGGCCTTTGCCCTGGCTTACAATGCTGCGGCCGTGGCGCTCTCGCTGGCAGGATGGATGAACCCGTTGCTGGCAGCGGTGCTCATGCCGTTGAGCTCTCTGCTCACCCTGGGGCTGGTGGGTGCCACGTTCCGCAGCCGGTCCGGGGCGTTTGTGGCAAATCGCACGCAAGAACGGACGGAAATGGAGCAAACGATGCGTCGCACTGCGGGGCCAGTTCCGATATCATGA
- a CDS encoding universal stress protein: MKTYRHILVGIDFSPASRAALRTAVRIASSHDTPLTAVHVMDPTLAGAIKEAHNFSDEQLFADMNERVQTFMTHAEIGTEMVQTRLEVGQPIAVLGAACLELGADLLVLGSRGTEHGPNQVGTVASKCLRKAPADVLLVRTHLDGPFKQVLACVDLSETSAKAVRSARWIAERDHSKLDCLFVYQSALALSLDYGGFVPPLPVADTAVGDTWKKDLDDFVRPLLRTSEDLDSRNIILERVNIREAIVEHIKETNTDLVVVGTRGKNDLRTFFMGTTAEKVVSHAPCSILAVKPDGFVSPLTPAPALPPATVPMA, from the coding sequence ATGAAAACGTATCGTCACATCCTCGTCGGCATCGATTTTTCGCCCGCTTCCCGGGCAGCTCTGAGGACGGCAGTTCGCATTGCCTCCTCTCACGACACGCCGCTGACGGCGGTGCATGTGATGGATCCCACCCTGGCGGGAGCCATCAAGGAGGCCCACAACTTCAGCGATGAGCAGCTCTTCGCCGACATGAACGAGCGGGTGCAGACCTTCATGACGCATGCGGAGATCGGCACTGAGATGGTGCAGACCCGTCTGGAAGTGGGGCAGCCCATTGCGGTGCTGGGGGCGGCATGCCTGGAGCTGGGGGCTGATCTGCTCGTGCTGGGCTCCCGCGGGACTGAACACGGGCCCAACCAAGTGGGAACGGTCGCCTCCAAGTGCCTGCGCAAGGCTCCTGCGGACGTGCTGCTGGTTCGCACCCATCTGGACGGCCCCTTCAAGCAGGTGCTGGCCTGCGTGGACCTTTCTGAAACTTCTGCCAAAGCGGTGCGCAGTGCCCGCTGGATCGCGGAGCGGGATCACAGCAAGCTGGACTGCCTGTTTGTCTATCAGAGCGCACTGGCACTCTCGCTGGACTATGGTGGATTCGTGCCGCCGCTGCCGGTGGCGGATACCGCTGTGGGGGACACCTGGAAGAAGGACCTGGACGACTTTGTCCGGCCCCTCCTGCGCACCAGCGAGGATCTCGACTCCCGCAACATCATACTGGAGCGGGTGAACATCCGCGAGGCCATCGTGGAGCATATCAAGGAAACGAACACCGATCTCGTGGTGGTGGGTACGCGGGGCAAGAATGACTTGCGCACCTTCTTCATGGGCACCACCGCCGAGAAGGTGGTGTCGCATGCGCCATGCTCCATTCTGGCGGTGAAACCCGATGGCTTTGTCTCCCCGCTCACTCCGGCACCAGCACTCCCGCCGGCCACGGTTCCCATGGCATGA
- a CDS encoding PAS domain S-box protein, producing MKSPARSSQHLKGIRSSARVVAGENMNGHPPENDEQHLRELEEVREALRLSEDRNRAIVETAVNAIITINERGVIESVNSATVRMFGYVTEEMIGRNVSMLMPSPYREQHDGYLGNYLRTGERKIIGIGRETLAQRKDGTIFPMDLSVGEVKLPRGRIFAGIIRDITDRKELEQQILGISEEAQHRIGQDLHDDLCQQLAAIGCLAKVVLQRLESTRNGESANVAEIVKLISQANTRAREMSRGLVPVVLDSEGLMAALNELVAGTERIFRVSCRFRCDPPVHLYENKTATQLYRIAQEAVGNAIKHSHATRVEIQLTQQGGMLQLTIRDNGIGIPDHSPRKGTGMGLYTMGHRAKMLGGELHVGPDVYGGTVVQCDVPMPEPHSQS from the coding sequence ATGAAGTCCCCGGCCCGATCTTCCCAACACTTGAAGGGCATCCGATCCTCGGCGAGGGTGGTGGCCGGAGAAAATATGAATGGTCACCCGCCTGAGAATGATGAGCAGCATCTGCGCGAACTGGAGGAGGTGCGCGAGGCTCTCCGTCTCAGTGAGGATCGCAATCGCGCCATCGTGGAGACGGCGGTCAATGCCATCATCACCATCAACGAGCGCGGCGTCATTGAGTCCGTGAACTCCGCCACCGTGCGGATGTTTGGCTACGTCACGGAGGAGATGATCGGAAGGAATGTGAGCATGCTCATGCCCAGCCCCTACCGTGAGCAGCATGACGGGTATCTGGGAAACTACCTTCGCACTGGCGAGCGGAAGATCATCGGCATCGGCCGGGAGACGCTGGCCCAGCGCAAAGACGGCACCATCTTCCCCATGGACCTGTCTGTGGGGGAGGTGAAACTGCCGCGTGGGCGGATCTTCGCCGGCATCATTCGCGACATCACGGACCGCAAGGAGCTGGAGCAGCAAATCCTGGGAATCAGCGAGGAGGCGCAGCACCGCATCGGGCAGGATCTGCACGATGACTTGTGCCAGCAGCTCGCCGCCATTGGCTGCCTGGCCAAGGTGGTGCTACAGCGTCTGGAGTCCACGCGGAATGGCGAATCTGCCAATGTGGCGGAGATCGTAAAACTCATCTCCCAGGCCAACACGCGGGCACGGGAGATGTCCCGCGGGCTGGTGCCAGTGGTGTTGGATTCTGAGGGGCTCATGGCTGCGCTCAATGAACTGGTGGCCGGCACGGAGCGCATCTTCCGCGTGTCCTGCCGTTTCCGCTGTGATCCGCCCGTGCATCTCTACGAAAACAAGACGGCCACCCAGCTCTACCGCATTGCCCAGGAGGCGGTGGGAAATGCCATCAAGCACAGCCACGCCACGCGGGTGGAGATTCAGCTCACGCAGCAGGGGGGCATGTTGCAACTGACCATCCGCGACAACGGCATCGGCATCCCGGACCATTCCCCGCGCAAGGGCACGGGCATGGGGCTGTACACCATGGGACATCGGGCAAAGATGCTGGGCGGCGAGCTCCACGTCGGGCCGGATGTCTATGGCGGCACGGTGGTGCAGTGCGATGTGCCCATGCCAGAGCCCCATTCTCAGTCATGA
- a CDS encoding response regulator transcription factor: MKKNKKRVLLVDDHPIMRHGLAQLIRAEADLEVCGEGGSAAEGLALVGSLKPDLVVADLTLPDKHGLEFIKDVQSMYPGTLILVLSMHDESLYAERVLRAGARGYVMKETAADMLVLAARRVLDGGIYLSEKMSSLMLEMMAGHRKPVSSSALDRLTDRELEVLQLIGQGRATRHIAEQLHVSVRTVDAHRANIKEKLQLADGATLVRYAVRWMDTQAKA; the protein is encoded by the coding sequence ATGAAGAAAAACAAAAAACGCGTCCTGCTGGTGGATGACCATCCCATCATGCGCCATGGGCTGGCCCAGCTCATCCGCGCTGAGGCGGACCTGGAGGTGTGTGGTGAAGGCGGCAGCGCGGCAGAAGGTCTGGCCCTGGTTGGCTCCTTGAAGCCCGATCTCGTGGTGGCGGATCTGACCTTGCCGGACAAACATGGCCTGGAGTTCATCAAGGATGTGCAGTCCATGTATCCTGGCACGCTCATCTTGGTGCTCTCCATGCACGATGAGTCCCTGTATGCCGAGCGCGTGTTGCGTGCTGGCGCGCGGGGTTACGTGATGAAGGAGACCGCCGCCGACATGCTGGTGCTGGCCGCCCGCCGGGTGCTGGATGGCGGCATTTATCTCAGTGAGAAGATGTCCAGTCTCATGCTGGAGATGATGGCAGGCCATCGGAAGCCGGTGTCCAGTTCTGCGCTGGACCGTCTCACGGATCGCGAACTGGAGGTGCTGCAGCTCATTGGCCAGGGGAGGGCCACCCGGCACATCGCCGAGCAGTTGCACGTGAGCGTGCGGACGGTGGATGCCCACCGGGCCAACATCAAAGAGAAGCTGCAACTGGCAGATGGGGCCACCCTGGTGCGCTACGCGGTGCGCTGGATGGACACGCAGGCCAAAGCCTAG